AGATAATAAATGGAAAGGCGTATGTGTTCTTTGAAAAGATTGAGGGATGTTGGAGGCTTACCGGTGGGAACCCGGGGTAAAGTTGTGGTTCTCCCAAGCGGGGGCATAGATTCCCGGTAGCCATATTGCGACTGCCCCTTCGGGCGGGGAGGGTGGTTACGCAGGGCGAACTGGAGGAGTTCGAGCGGATAAGGGAGGAGCTGGAGAAGGAGGGGGTAATCTAATATTAGCAGTTCTTATGAACCTCTAACTCGGGCCTTCAAAATCCTTTTAAACCACCGCCAGCATCGTATTTTGGGGGTGGTCCAGTGCACAATCATAGATCCCATGAGCTCAAGGGAAGGATGCTCTTTTCAGTTTTATTAAACTTCACCATAACAGTTGCTGAAGTTGTAGGTGGAATCCTTTCGGGAAGTCTTGCCCTTCTAAGCGATTCCCTTCACAACTTCAGCGATGCCCTGAGCATTTTAGCGAGTTACGTTGCGATGAGAATCGGCGAAAGAGAAAGGAACGAAAAATACACATTTGGATACAGAAGAGCTGAGATTCTGGTGGCTTTTGTCAATTCCGCAATTCTCGTTGGAGTTGTAGTTTTTTTGCTCGTGGAGGCCTACAAGCGGTTCATGAACCCGAATCCGATCCACGGTTCCTTAATGCTTGGGGTTGCTCTGATAGGGCTTTTTGCGAATCTGATCTCCGTCCTTCTGCTTCATGAACACTCCCATGAGAACATAAACGTCCGCTCCGCTTACCTTCATCTCCTCACTGATACCCTGTCGTCCGTGGCCGTTGTAATCGGTGGAATCGCCATAATGGTCTGGAACGTTCTCTGGTTAGATCCCCTCATAACGGTTGCCATCTCACTCTACATCCTTAAGGAAGGATTTGACATACTCAGGGAGACCCTTGAGGTCCTCATGGAGGCCTCTCCGGAGCTTGATTTTGAGGCCATAAAAAGGGAAATAGAGAGCATTCCGGAGGTTAAGAACGCCCACCATTTCCATGCCTGGCGCGTTGGTGAAAAGGAAACCCACTTCGAGTGCCACGTTGAGGTAAAAGACATGCCCGTGAGCAAGGCGCAGGAGGTTATAGATAAGGTTGAAAAGCTCCTCGGGAAGTATGGGGTAACGCACGTGACGGTTCAGCTCGAGTGTGACAGGTGCGAGGAAAAGGATGTAATCTGCGGTGCTGAAAAAACAAAAAATGGGGCTCAGGGGTCACCGAATTAGGATATTGCCCCTGAAGGGCAGATCCTCTGACAGCCCCTGCAGAACTCCACACAGCTCTCGGGATTGACAAAGTTTTTTGATCTATGCTTGTATGGGTAATTTTTTTCTCATTGTTTAATGTCGTTCTTTATCCCTACCCTCTTTGCTATCTCCAGAGCGACCTTGAGGACATCCTCACTGGTTATGTCAAGGGTGGGCTGCTTTGCTATTCCGAAGTCCGTAACCGTGAAGCTGTAGTCAACCTTTATGCCGGCCTTCTCCATAACTTTGGTGGCACATTTCATGGGGCAGCCGTCTATGACTATTACCCTCCTCGCCCTCTTTCCGATGTCCAGATGCATCTTCGAGCCGGCCGCCACGGCTGTT
The window above is part of the Thermococcus sp. P6 genome. Proteins encoded here:
- a CDS encoding putative zinc-binding protein: MVENSKNEEIEMEKLPKFLPSCHKEAENLDIIFTCSGAASVGEIGHEVGVLLTNKGQNARMCCTTAVAAGSKMHLDIGKRARRVIVIDGCPMKCATKVMEKAGIKVDYSFTVTDFGIAKQPTLDITSEDVLKVALEIAKRVGIKNDIKQ
- a CDS encoding cation diffusion facilitator family transporter, coding for MLFSVLLNFTITVAEVVGGILSGSLALLSDSLHNFSDALSILASYVAMRIGERERNEKYTFGYRRAEILVAFVNSAILVGVVVFLLVEAYKRFMNPNPIHGSLMLGVALIGLFANLISVLLLHEHSHENINVRSAYLHLLTDTLSSVAVVIGGIAIMVWNVLWLDPLITVAISLYILKEGFDILRETLEVLMEASPELDFEAIKREIESIPEVKNAHHFHAWRVGEKETHFECHVEVKDMPVSKAQEVIDKVEKLLGKYGVTHVTVQLECDRCEEKDVICGAEKTKNGAQGSPN